A single window of Aphidius gifuensis isolate YNYX2018 linkage group LG1, ASM1490517v1, whole genome shotgun sequence DNA harbors:
- the LOC122853086 gene encoding uncharacterized protein LOC122853086, whose translation MSGAKQLVQINRCKKRIKTLMLAMGLWPVKNPTIIYRIRPYIVGCSIFLVFLGLCNFIYHNSHILTIALRGVGLALSLTAVMIKIGSYIYYRKLYLEIEDILNEIMAEQLTKENIIKIMLDPIVYFSTKVSWFIFFSGYGIMSVLFSKPIIFMFKELINNVQPFKYMLHYPLVYPYKINNDLTWIAHFIFESFVSIFFCTVGTSTDNTFGYYSSHIMAQFRTLNYEIENINNNEKVAFDEKIKSLIVRHKQLIHCCVLLQNANGPIVLILSLTTAVILCTLLFQISQMKNILFGQLIWLTVYISFKLFQTLIYAWSGEKITSESEQFRVSVYACNWEKMDYHSSAKSLIIMMNQRPVNLKACGILPINATLFTSMLNGSLSYFFLLRSLQES comes from the exons ATGTCTGGGGCTAAACAACTTGTGCAAATTAATCgttgtaaaaaaagaattaaaacgTTAATGCTTGCAATGGGACTATGGCCAGTAAAAAAtccaacaattatttatcgaATACGACCATATATTGTTGGATGTTCAATATTTTTGGTATTTCTTGgtctttgtaattttatttatcataattctcatattttaacaattgcaCTGAGAGGTGTAGGTTTGGCATTAAGTCTTACAGCTGTTATGATTAaa attggatcttatatttattatcgaaAATTATATCTTGAAATTGAGGATAttctaaatgaaataatgGCTGAACAATTaactaaagaaaatattataaaaataatgctagatccaattgtttatttttcaacaaaagtatcatggtttatatttttttctggctATGGTATTATGtctgtattattttcaaaaccaataatttttatgtttaaagaattgataaataatgtgCAACCATTTAAATACATGTTACATTATCCATTGGTATATccttataaaattaataatgatttaacatGGATAgcacattttatatttgaatcatttgttagtatttttttttgtactgttgGAACAAGTACTGATAATACATTTGGTTATTATTCATCTCATATTATGGCACAATTTCGTAcgttaaattatgaaattgaaaatattaataataatgaaaaagtagcatttgatgaaaaaattaaatcattaattgtacgacataaacaattaattcattgttgtgttttattacaaaatgcaAATGGTCCAATTGTtttgatattatcattaacaacagCAGTTATACTTTGTACtttgttatttcaaataagtcag atgaaaaatatattatttggtcAACTTATTTGGCTAACagtttatatttcttttaaattatttcaaacgTTAATTTATGCTTGGTCGGGTGAAAAAATAACCAGCgag agTGAACAATTTAGAGTTTCAGTATACGCGTGTAACTGGGAAAAAATGGATTATCATTCGAGCGCCAAGAGTCTGATCATCATGATGAATCAAAGACCAGTAAATCTCAAAGCATGTGGAATATTACCGATCAATGCAACACTCTTCACATCA ATGTTAAATGGCtcattgtcatattttttCCTGTTACGCTCTCTACAAGAatcttaa